GGAGGGATTCATATGACTATTAGCAatattaaatttgtttattataaACCAAATTCTTTCCCTTAAATTGAATATGCAAATTTACTCTAACCATCAAATATTTTTATTGCCGGCTTCGGCCTTCAAGTAGACCCCAAAATAAACTTTTTATCAGCACCTTAACTAGGAAAATTCTAGTGCTGTGGTGTGCGGCTGTTCatgttcttttctttctttcaccaAATAAAAGCTGTGTTCATCACTCCTCGTCCGAGCCTGAACTTTCTGAGCTCGACCCTTCTTTATGGGCAGTTCCATTGGCAGCAGGGCCTTTCTTCTTCTTCGTATCTTTTTGTTGCTCATCAGCCTCATCTTCACTGTACTCGCTCTCGTAGTCATCATCGTACTCTTcctcttcattttcttcttcctcttcaatCCCGTCCTCTGTAATTGGTCCCTCTTCTGCTACAATACTACCCCTAGTGCCAGCCCGGGTGCGCCTCAAAACCTTCACCTTCAAGGCTGTCTTTCTATCACAACCGATCCAAGAATCGCACAAGCAATAGCAAGTCAAGTTATAATTCCCTTCAGCTGGTGCCTGCAACTTGCCCATTACCAGTCTCGACCCACCTTTCACTTTCCCAACTGCTTCTCTGACTGCAGCACTAGTCTCCCTAACATTTGCTCCTGAACCCTCCATTGTCTCCTCGATGGCCTTGGAAGCACCAGCGATTGCTGCAGCGTCATCCATGAAACTAACCTTCTGGGAAAACCATACGCTATTGGAGACAGTGTCGGCCAGCAAGAACCAGAAGTTTTCTTCCTTGTGAAATGGGAAGTAGGGCGCATGCGGAAGGGCACCAATCAGGCCATTAGCACGATTTTGAGATATCCAAGCTTGGATTGTGACAATGTCACCTTCCTGAATACCATCTTCACCTTCAGTCTCACAGTTCACTTCAACAGTTACAGAAGGCATCatttctaaaaccatttcaacgTCTTGTACTTCTGCTGATGAGAAACCAGCAATTTGAGTAAGCAGCTCGGCACGCTCTTGCATGGTCATATCTTGAAGATCTTGGAATGTTCTCACCTTCTGCAAAATGAAGAAACAAAGATAATTTTCATTTTTACTTTTGAGCGCAGCGGAGCAAGTGATTGAAATCAAAACCAGTAATCATTTACAGCCATAAAGACTAAGCAATTCAATATGtttataaaatatgatattttacaaGCTTGTGTAAGTATTCATAAAATATGATTCCAAATCAAATTCTACAGGAAAAGAATAATGGcaataaaaataagaataatatatatagatatatttgcATATGAAACAAGATTGTATTAGTAAAAGATGATAGGGTATCATATTCATGTGTTACAGCCTGGGCAGTATAAAAGGCTGTTCGTTCTAAGACATTGTATAAAACATAAACAACACACCTTATAATACCAACTACAAATACCAGAAAAGTCTAACTCTAAGATTACAACTACAAATCACAATTCACATATAATCATTGAGAACGAACATGCCTTAaaatctaacaataaaaaataagatgaagaaaaTCAAATATCAaattttttctatttctttttttcctCAAGAAAAATGCATAAATAACATGTGCACAATTTGACAAATTAAGGTGCCTCCTAAATGGATGGAAATTCATATATGACATGAAATTTGGGATAAAGATAATGGCTTAATTTAGAAGAAATAGGGCACAAGGAGATAATATAACTCTTGCAAGTTTCTAGTTAAAACTTCAGAGACAACAATATAGCTCACAAACCACACCGAGAAAAGATCCCAGAAATTTAGTTATATTTAATTACCTTGcgagatattttttttatgacagcCTCGCTAAAATGTGGCAGCTGCAGGAATGGTGCAACTCCTTCGCTCGATCCTCCAGTAGACTTCCTTGCACTAAGGGGAACAGCCTGCATAACAGTTATTGTAGAAAATAGAGTTCAGAAATTAGCACAACTATTTaactaaaaataaatgaaaaagagCAAAAAAAACAAGTTTGAAAGCAACATCAACTGCAGCAAAACAAAAGCATCATGTCACCCACAACTAACATTACCATTTTTTAGGATGTAAAATAAAAGCTTCAACATATCCCAACTCTTtccttaaaaataataatcaagcaCTTAAAATTAAACTTTGCATAACCTGAATGATACACTGAGAAAGCTCAACTACTCCGATTGCAGGCCTTAGCCATCCATGCCCCTGAGCAGTGCGTGGTATGATTGCCATCTAGACAAGTTACAGATAAAATCAGTGGAATGACCTATAAAGATGAATCATGGTAGAAGGTAGACAAACCATGTAACAAGTAAAACAACAAAGAAAATTCACTGAAACTTGATGACAAGAGATGACATACGAGGACAGTCACAATAAAAAATCTTATAGAGAATATTCACTGCAATTAATACGCGACTTTGTAGATACTGTTTAGAAAACAAACAGTTACATTTGTGAAGTACAGGATTAAAAGCATGCTAGAATGAACTGAACATGAATTATGAATCTCCCAAATTTCACAACTTTCTATGTAAGTATAGTTCTAATAGGATACTGTTAAAAAGCTCAAGTTTAGGTATAGAACAAAAGAACCTCAATTGAGAATGTCAATTACAGTTGTAAAAGACTTCACTCTATTGTATGACAACGACAACAGATATAGAGATCAAAAAAGAAGACTGCCTAAAATTATAGAGATCACCTTCATTAACTCTTCAAGAAGGCGAGGTGCAAGTTCTAGCACATGTCTGAAATCAGCATTCAAAGATGGAGATAAAGAAGCTGATTCACGAGTCAGATGTGCTTGAATCAACAACTCCGTCTGAATTACAAAAGCACAAGATAATTGTCACTAAGGAGTATACTCTTGCATTGCTTTACCCAAAATCAGAAGATAAACTACCTTAACAAGAGCTGGGTGTTGCTTCCAAAACTTAGCCTGCTCTTGCTTGATGTTCTTCAGGTCCAAATTTAACTCACTTCGAACTGGCATAAAAAGCTTTTGAAGGGGCTCATTATCAGTTCTACGAACTGGAATTTCCATATATTCAGCAGCCTTTATGAATACATCCATAACTTTGCTGAATGATCAATAATCtcaaagggttagaaataaattGAAGCAAAGACTACTTATTCGTAATAAACAGGTTATCAAAGAAACTGAATACCTTGGAGCCAATGAAGGTTTCATGAAGTAATAATACGTAGACAATGTATGATGCATCACATAGTTGCCAGTATATTTTGATGATTGTGAAAGATATACAACTGCTATCACCAATGGCAAGAGAATACAAAGACCAACAATCCAGAGTAAAAGTATTCCACCAGAAGACCCATCTATGTCTAGCAGGAATTGTGGGAGAGCTATGCCCATTTGGAAACCCTGTTTGAAAAATGAAACATCATAACTTGCAAATACATGACTATGGTCAATATAGTTCATAGAATTTCACGCTACGTAGAAAACATCAAGAACATGTATGGAGCTACTTGCTTCCCATTCCAAGCATTGTACATTACCTGCCTGCCATCGGGATGGCCATATTTTTCATAGTTTTCTCGAGATGTGGGATCAGTCAGAGCCTGATAAGCTTTAGATATGTACTCCACAAAATATTTGTGAGCctctagaaaataaaaaaaaatgaaagagcaTTAGAAAAAACACATTATTATCCATAAAGGCCACATATAGAAGCTGCAAAAACTAAAAACACCTTCAACCTGGATCTGGATTTTTATCTGGATGGTACTGAATAGAGAGTCTCCTATATGCCTTCTTTATATCTGAATCTGAAACCCCAGGTTCCAATCCAAGAATAGTGAATGGCTCAAAAACTTGAATCTGAAAATAGTCATTAAAATCTTCATATAAGGTTTTAACAAAAATGCTTCACCTGGCAAATAAATATGATCATTTGACATTCAACAATTATCAAGCTGAAAATTAAGATATTTCTAAACTATTACGAGTTTTACCTAGCAAAACTGAGCTTTTAACTTAAGACATTCAAATTAATATGTCACTATAAACTATTTGTTAAAATTCAGTCAAAATATCTACCTCATTGCTCATATTTTTAATGTAATAAATCAGCATAATCATAACAATCCAAAGCAGGAGTATAGTCAAGTTACTGCAAGTTGAGATGCTTGAGATCTGCAAAAATGAAATCAAACAAACCCTATAAAGTCAGATAATctatagaaaaaaaaacaattgaaATTAGCAAATAATTACATAAATTCAAATAAGAAACCTCATCACCTTCTTGAATATGGACTTGCGGTACTTGCCTGAATGAGAGCATTCAGAACACTGGCAATGGATGGTCTTGGCTTTCTTAGAGGCAGCACGACACAACTTCAGTATCGTATAAGGCACCAAAGGCAACGCCATGATTGTTAATATAAATATGGGGAACAAAGCACTATTTTCCTCAGAGACCGCCATTGGTAACTTCTCCCCCAAAATAACTCAAATTTACACACTATGCAGGAGGAAGAAGCAACTCTGTAGAGAAGAAAGAAAGTCAGTGGATTGCCATGGCATATTAATCTCACCTTCATGCATTtgaaaaaaataacaattatGATCGAAATTTGGAATTGGGAATTACCTTGGTATTGAACTTCACCTTTGAGTTTGGATCTGACTCTTCAAAGGATTTACCAAATCTAAATTTGAAATCTGggttaagaagaagaagaagaagaagaagaagaaaaaaaaaagaacgaaGAAAATATCGGGAGAGTAGgagaacaagaaaaagaaaaagaatagtaaaaagaaattggatttttgttctgatttaatttctttaataaattaaaatttttattttagaaTTAGATGTTACAAATAAGATATTACAATATACTAAACTACATACTACATTGAACCCCAACACTGAAATTTCAAAGTCTCACATATCCCACCACTGAAAATACTTTAGCATAAAACCATGGGAAATGGAACCATTTTGTATagggaaatttcactatttatgtctaataatgtctaatattaccaaaaaaaatctcaacattaataatattttcaatttaatGCTAAACATTCCTCTTATACCCAAAATACTCATCCAATTGTATCAAAAAATCACAAaaccttctcttcctctctcctcc
The Humulus lupulus chromosome 6, drHumLupu1.1, whole genome shotgun sequence DNA segment above includes these coding regions:
- the LOC133783274 gene encoding dnaJ protein ERDJ2A-like, whose translation is MAVSEENSALFPIFILTIMALPLVPYTILKLCRAASKKAKTIHCQCSECSHSGKYRKSIFKKISSISTCSNLTILLLWIVMIMLIYYIKNMSNEIQVFEPFTILGLEPGVSDSDIKKAYRRLSIQYHPDKNPDPEAHKYFVEYISKAYQALTDPTSRENYEKYGHPDGRQGFQMGIALPQFLLDIDGSSGGILLLWIVGLCILLPLVIAVVYLSQSSKYTGNYVMHHTLSTYYYFMKPSLAPSKVMDVFIKAAEYMEIPVRRTDNEPLQKLFMPVRSELNLDLKNIKQEQAKFWKQHPALVKTELLIQAHLTRESASLSPSLNADFRHVLELAPRLLEELMKMAIIPRTAQGHGWLRPAIGVVELSQCIIQAVPLSARKSTGGSSEGVAPFLQLPHFSEAVIKKISRKKVRTFQDLQDMTMQERAELLTQIAGFSSAEVQDVEMVLEMMPSVTVEVNCETEGEDGIQEGDIVTIQAWISQNRANGLIGALPHAPYFPFHKEENFWFLLADTVSNSVWFSQKVSFMDDAAAIAGASKAIEETMEGSGANVRETSAAVREAVGKVKGGSRLVMGKLQAPAEGNYNLTCYCLCDSWIGCDRKTALKVKVLRRTRAGTRGSIVAEEGPITEDGIEEEEENEEEEYDDDYESEYSEDEADEQQKDTKKKKGPAANGTAHKEGSSSESSGSDEE